The genome window ATCGCGTCGCCCTGTTTGACCGCCGCGCGGTAGGTGGCCCCCTGCAGCCACGAACGGTTGGCCGCATCGATGCTCATCAGGATGACGCGCAGCAGCACCTCCCCCGCGCCGGGGCTGGGCATGTCGGTTTCGGTCAACGTGAAGTTGTCGGGCTTTAGCTGGCCCTTGGGCAGCTCCGCGACGGTGATCTGGCGGTTTGTCATTGGGGTATCCTTATGCGTAGGGTCTGTCGGAAAGAGGGAGAGTGAGATGAGTGAAAAAGCCCGTCAGCACCGGTTCAGCCCGCCGCCCGGCGCCTGCGACATGCTGCTCATCCGGCACGGAGAGACGCAGGCGGCCGTGCGCGGCCAGAGCTTTGCCATGGTCGACGGGCAGGGCGACCCGGCGCTGCGCCCGGAGGGCGAGGCGCAGGCGCGGGAGGTGGCGGCGCATCTGGGTGGCTGGCCCATCGCGGCCATCGTGGTGACGAAGATGCGGCGCACCCATCAGACGGCGGCCCCGCTGGCAGAGCGTCTGAATCTTGCGCCGACGGTTGATCCTGATTTGCACGAGGTGCATCTGGGGGACTGGGACGGCGGTGAATACCGCTTCCGCGCCGCCGAGAACGATCCCGCATTCCTGCGTGCCCGCGCCGAGGGCGAGTGGGGCCACATCCCCGGCGCCGAGACCACGGCGCAGTTGCAGACGCGCGTGCGGCGCGGGCTCATGCGCGTGGCGGGGGCGCATCCCGACCGGCTGGTGGCGGTTGTGGTGCACGGCGGCGTCGTCGACGCGGCGATGTGCGTGGCCACCGGCGCACGGCCACTGTCCTTTGCCGGGGCGGCCAACGGGTCGATCAGCCGCCTGGTGATCGACGGCGAGCGGATGATCGCGCGGGGGTTCAACGATGTGGGGCATCTGGCAGGTTAGGCGGAGCATTTCAGGTCTGGTGCGCCCGGCGGCACGCCGGGCAACCCCCGATCGCCCCCCATGGGCGGGGGCTTCACCCCCACCCCCGCTGCCGGGGACTGCCCTCAGTAGTGTAGGCTCAGCCCACATCCAGCACGACTTTGCCCAGCACCTTGCGGTCCTCCATCAGCTTCAGCGCCTCCGCCGCTTCCTCCAGCGGGAAGCGGGCGGAAATGCGCGGTTTGATCTGGCCGTCGGCGTACATGCGGAACAGATCGGCCATGTTCTCGGCATGCATGTCGGGCTCGCGCAGGGTATGCGCGCCCCAGAACACACCGACGATCTGACAGCCCTTGAGCAGCGTCAGGTTCAGCGGGATCGACGGAATCCCCGCCGGGAAACCGACGACGAGGTATCGGCCTTTCCACGCCAGCGCGCGCACCGCAGGCTCAGCATAGGCGCCGCCGACCGCATCGTAGACGACATCGACGCCCTCGCCGCCCGCCAGTTCCTTGATCTGGGCGGAGAACGCTTTTTGCGCGGCGCGGTCGTCCATGTCGCGGGTGTAGATCAGCGTTTCATCCGCGCCCAGATCGCGGCAGAACTGCGCTTTTTCCTCCGAGCTGACGGCAGCGATGACGCGCGCGCCTGCGGCCTTTCCCAGCTCGATCGCGGCGGCGCCCACGCCGCCCGCCGCCCCAAGGATCAGCAGCGATTCGCCGGGCTGGATCTCGGCGCGGTTTTTCAGCGCGTGATGCGAGGTGCCGTAGGTCAGCACCAGACATGACGCTTCGTCATAAGGCATTGCGTCGGGGATCTTCATCACCCGCGCCGCCTCGACATTGAGGTGCGTGGCAAAGCCGCCGAAACCCGTCATCGCCAGCACGCGGTCGCCGACCGACAGCCCCTCGACCCCCTCGCCGATAGCCGCGATTTCGCCCGCGATCTCACCGCCCGGCGCGAAGGGGCGCGGCGGCTTCATCTGGTACATGTCCTTGATAATCAGCGTATCGGGGAAGTTCAGCCCCGCCGCGTGCACCCGGATCTGCACGTGCTTTTTCTTGGGTTCTGGCAGGTCGACCTCGGTCAGTTGCAGGCTGTCGGGTCCGCCGGGTTCGACGCTGAGCATGGCTTTCATGGGATCAATTCCTCCTTGAGTGGCGGCCATTGGGGCGAGACAACTGGCGCTTGTCAATCGAATTTCAGAATGACATTCTGCACAGCGGAATGGTCGCCCGCAATCGGGCGCACCTGCGCCGCGCCCGAAAGAGGCCGCGCATCCACACATGGGAGGATCATCGATGGGTACTGGCCTGACACCGGAAGAATTCCGCGCCGAGCTGCGCGATTGGCTCGAGGCGAACTGCCCCGAAGAGATGCGCGACGGCGGCATGACCGAGGACGCGATCTGCTGGGGCGGGCGTAACTGGACGTTCTCCAGCGACGCGCAGCGCCTCTGGCTGGAGCGCGCGGCGGCCAAGGGATACACCGTGCCGACGTGGCCGGTGGAATACGGCGGTGCGGGGCTGAGCCGGGACGAGGAAAAGATCTTTTCCGATGAGATGGCGCGCATCAACGCGCGCGTGCCGCTGCAAAGCTTTGGCATCTGGATGCTGGGGCCCGCCCTGTTGCACTTCGGCTCCCACGCGCAAAAGCTGGAATATCTGCCGCCCATCGCGCGCGGAGAGGTGCGCTGGTGTCAGGGGTATTCAGAGCCGAACGCAGGCTCCGATCTGGCGAACGTACAGACGCGCGGCGAGGACAAGGGCGATCATTGGCTGGTCAACGGGCAGAAGA of Sulfitobacter albidus contains these proteins:
- a CDS encoding histidine phosphatase family protein; amino-acid sequence: MSEKARQHRFSPPPGACDMLLIRHGETQAAVRGQSFAMVDGQGDPALRPEGEAQAREVAAHLGGWPIAAIVVTKMRRTHQTAAPLAERLNLAPTVDPDLHEVHLGDWDGGEYRFRAAENDPAFLRARAEGEWGHIPGAETTAQLQTRVRRGLMRVAGAHPDRLVAVVVHGGVVDAAMCVATGARPLSFAGAANGSISRLVIDGERMIARGFNDVGHLAG
- a CDS encoding NADPH:quinone oxidoreductase family protein; translated protein: MKAMLSVEPGGPDSLQLTEVDLPEPKKKHVQIRVHAAGLNFPDTLIIKDMYQMKPPRPFAPGGEIAGEIAAIGEGVEGLSVGDRVLAMTGFGGFATHLNVEAARVMKIPDAMPYDEASCLVLTYGTSHHALKNRAEIQPGESLLILGAAGGVGAAAIELGKAAGARVIAAVSSEEKAQFCRDLGADETLIYTRDMDDRAAQKAFSAQIKELAGGEGVDVVYDAVGGAYAEPAVRALAWKGRYLVVGFPAGIPSIPLNLTLLKGCQIVGVFWGAHTLREPDMHAENMADLFRMYADGQIKPRISARFPLEEAAEALKLMEDRKVLGKVVLDVG
- a CDS encoding acyl-CoA dehydrogenase family protein, yielding MGTGLTPEEFRAELRDWLEANCPEEMRDGGMTEDAICWGGRNWTFSSDAQRLWLERAAAKGYTVPTWPVEYGGAGLSRDEEKIFSDEMARINARVPLQSFGIWMLGPALLHFGSHAQKLEYLPPIARGEVRWCQGYSEPNAGSDLANVQTRGEDKGDHWLVNGQKIWTSYADKADQIFALVRTDREAPKHKGISFLLIDMDDPGVETRPIKMISGISPFCETFFTDVQVPKHRIVGEENRGWDVAKYLLTHEREMISGGAGGLAGTGRALGRYCRKRWTGWMRRCAPMRCAARSTVWRLV